The SAR324 cluster bacterium sequence ACTGATTCATGATTTGGAGGCGTGTGAATTCAGCAAGTTCCATCGCCACATCAGCATCGCGTATTATCGATTCAGCGGCAGACAAGTTTTCTGCATCTAGTCGAAGACTGACTAAGTTGCTTTGCAGGGCCGAGCGCTGTAAGGCACCTAACTCTCCACGTGAACTAGCAATCTCACCAATCGCTTTATCTACAATGCTGATCGCAGATGCTGCGCCTGACGGAGTACGAACATCAACCTCTGCCAAACTCGAACCTCCATCTTCAGAACTACCAATCCCTAATTTGTCGGTAGTAATGTTTGGCAAAACCAACATTAACCTATTGCCCTTACCAGCTCTTTGGGACGAAGAACTGCCAAAACCAATCTGAAATTCCAACTCAGAGTTAGTTCCATTCAGAAGAAGTTTTGATCCAAATTGCGTGTTCTGGGCGATTCGATCTATTGAGTTCAGAGCGTTCTGAATCTCAGACTGAGACGCTGCAACAACTAACTCATCATTTACACCGGTATTCGCTGCGGCAACAGCCCGTTGACGAATATTGACCAGTAGTCTGGAAACTTCGTCCATTGCGCCCTCTGCTGTCTGTACTACAGAGGCTGCTACCTCGGTATTCTGAGCTGCTTCCTTCAAACTACCGATTTGAGATCGTAGACTCTCTGAGATCATGAGGGATGCTGGACCATCAGCAGCCGAGTTAATTTTTTGTCCCGATGCTAGTTTCTCAATAGATTTTGAGAGCATCGCATCATTCTGGGCTAAGTACCGATTAGCAGTCAGCGCCGCAATATTTTGATTGATTCGCAGGCTCATGCCGAGCTCCTATCGTTGATTTTATTCTGAATTCGAAATCTCATCCCGATAAATGTAGGGTAAGTTTGCAATTTGAGAATCTTTCTAGCCTAGAAGTCAGGCCAATGGGATGGGATCACCACTGGCCTAAGACCTCTTCTTCATTGAGAAGAAAGTAAGTGAGCTACATTTTGAGGCATTGCATTGGCCTGAGCCAATTGTGCAGTAGCAGCTTGCGTCATGATCTGATTGCGTGTGAAAGCAGCCAGTTCAACTGCAACATCAGCATCACGAATATTGGATTCTGCAGCTGTTAGATTTTCAGTCGCCACTCTGAGAGTGGTCAGATTTGACTCCAGCGTATTTTTCTGGAAGGCACCCAAATCGCCAC is a genomic window containing:
- a CDS encoding flagellin, which encodes MSLRINQNIAALTANRYLAQNDAMLSKSIEKLASGQKINSAADGPASLMISESLRSQIGSLKEAAQNTEVAASVVQTAEGAMDEVSRLLVNIRQRAVAAANTGVNDELVVAASQSEIQNALNSIDRIAQNTQFGSKLLLNGTNSELEFQIGFGSSSSQRAGKGNRLMLVLPNITTDKLGIGSSEDGGSSLAEVDVRTPSGAASAISIVDKAIGEIASSRGELGALQRSALQSNLVSLRLDAENLSAAESIIRDADVAMELAEFTRLQIMNQ